A region of the Desulfobacter postgatei 2ac9 genome:
GGAAGTGTTTCTGATATGCTCCGTCTGCCACGGATACAATCTGAATGCCTGTATCCCAGTAACGGGAAATAATGTCATACATGGTTTCTGCCAAAAGCGTACAACCCTTCTGCACAGGATCCAGGCGGGAGGGCCAGAAAAACATAGGCGCATCTGGATTTATCTCAAGGTCCACGGATTTCTGCAGCAAAGCTTTATTCTGTTGTTTCCGAATACGATGGTTTTTAGGCCCGTAATTGAACTGGATCATGTCATCCACGGCTGGATTGAATTCGGGCTCAGGCGCATTTAAAATGCCTGTGGCGTATCCGGCATCCCATTTGTGGGCCAGTTCTTGCCTGAGTTCCGGTTCCACAAAGGGGTGGCGGTTTTCAACAATTTCACGCAGGAAGGTGGGGCTTACCGTGTTCACATAATGGGCGGAAAATACTCCTGACACCAGAAAATCCACCCGGTTGGTATCCCGGCTCTCCTCGTAGTTAAAGGGCGGGCGTTTGAAGTAGAGCCACTGCCAGAAGGCTGCCGCATCAATACCCCTGTCCTCAATTTCGGTCATGGTGGAGGTCATGGTATGGATGTTGTGAATGGTAAACAGGCATGGGATCTCATATCGCCTGGCCAGGGCCGGAATCAGTCCGGTCATCCAGTCGTTGCAATGGATGATGTCCGGCTTCACCCTTGGGATGATGTTGTTTATCACTTCCCGCTGAAAGGCCAGAGCCCCCTTGAGATCCTTATCCGAATAGCCGGAATAGACGCCGTCTTTGTAGAGGAATACCCGGTCAGCGGCAAAATGAATCCGTTCCTCCTGCAGGCGACGGCATATTTTTTCCACCTCCCGGTGATACCTGAGTTCCTTATCGCCATGATAGATGGACCTGTAGTCGGGTATGGCCACATGAACATCACAGCTTAAATCATACAACGCGGAGATCAGTGCTGCCGACACATCTGCCAGGCCTCCGGCCTTGGCTGAGTAATCATCGGCGTCAGGGCTGATACCTTCGGGTAGCCAGGTGACTTCCGGGGTTACAATAAGAATTCTTGGTCTATTAGGCATGACGACCTCCCTTTTCCTGGTTTTCGGTCAGGCGCAAAATATTCAGGTACAAGTCAAGAATTTTAAATTTAACCCATAGATAGAATGGCGTCGCCCAAGGCTTTGCCACCGTCATCTTCTTTAGGTTCATTGAACATACAGGTTAAAATAAGCACGTCTTCATTTCTTTCAGTTGTGATTTTATATGGCTGTTTATGAAAAAGGCTGATCATACTTTTGTTATGTGAAGAAATATAGGCGGTCAGTCCTTTAATACCGTTGTCAATGGCCGCCTGATTGATTTTTTTCTGTAAGATCGTGGCAATTCCCATACCCTGGTATTCTTTTGATACGGAATAGGCAACTTCGGCCATGTTAGTGTTGGTGTTTCTGAAATATTCGCCCACGGCAATAACTTTTTCAAATCCCAGTTCGCCTATCGTAGCCACGATGGTCTGGTCATTGATATAATCAATGTCATAGGTGGTCTCAATTTGATCATAGGCAAAATTTCTTTTCTCATGAAAGAACCTGGAAACGATATCTCCACGATTCATAGTGTAATAATGTTCCTGGATAAAGCGCTCATCCACCGGCTTTGCCGGTCTGAAGGTAATGGGAATATTTTTTATAATAATGGTTTCCTCATATTTAAACGGATAGATTCCTTTATTGGCCTGATTAAATTTGCGTTTACTGTCAACCAGACCCATTTCTTTGGCTGCGGCAAACAATTCATCCCTGAAATCCGGATGGGCAATGGAGACCAGGGCCATGACCCGTTCCTGAAGTGTTTTGCCGAAAAGATTCACCAGTCCGTATTCTGTCGCCACAAACCGGACATCTCCCCTTGGTACCACCACGGCGTGTTCTGCTAAACGGGGCACTATCCGGCTTTTTTGCCCGTGATCCATGGTAGATGTCATCATGAGGATGGATTTTCCGCCTTTGGACATGGCCGCCCCCCGGGTAAAATCAAGCAGACCATTAATCCCTGTGTAATTGTTCAACGGCAGGGCATCGGCTGCGACCTGGCCGGTGAGATCAATGGCCATGGCCGTGTTCAGGGTGACCATTTTATTGTGGCGACCAATGATTCCCGGATTGTTGACATAATCCGAGGGATAAAATTCAATGGAAGGATTATCGTCAAGAAATTCATAAAGCTGCGGGGAGCCTACGGCTGCGCCGGCCACAAGCTTTCCGTTATTAAATCCTTTCTTTTTATTGGTAATCACCCCCATGGAGAAAAGGTGCATGCTTGCATCTGACAGGTATTGTGAATGAATCCCAATATCATTTTTATTTGACAAAGCCGTCTTAATTGCTTCAGTGGTTAAGCTGAGACTTGTCTGGATGGTTGAACCGTCTTCGATGAGACGTGAAATAAGTTTGGCAATAGCAATGCCGGACTCATGTTCAGGGGGCCGCTGGATGGTTAAAAGTGGGTCCTCATGTTCCACAATAAAATCAACATCATTAACATGAATAAAGCTTCTGCCCAGGACCCGGGGCATTTTGGGGTTAACCTGGCATATGACAATATCAGCGGTTTCGCAGGCCGACAGATTAATATCCACGGAAATCCCAAGACTCATCCACCCAAAGTCATCGGGCGGCGTGGCCTGGATCAGGGCTGCATTCAACGGCATGAGA
Encoded here:
- a CDS encoding glycogen synthase codes for the protein MPNRPRILIVTPEVTWLPEGISPDADDYSAKAGGLADVSAALISALYDLSCDVHVAIPDYRSIYHGDKELRYHREVEKICRRLQEERIHFAADRVFLYKDGVYSGYSDKDLKGALAFQREVINNIIPRVKPDIIHCNDWMTGLIPALARRYEIPCLFTIHNIHTMTSTMTEIEDRGIDAAAFWQWLYFKRPPFNYEESRDTNRVDFLVSGVFSAHYVNTVSPTFLREIVENRHPFVEPELRQELAHKWDAGYATGILNAPEPEFNPAVDDMIQFNYGPKNHRIRKQQNKALLQKSVDLEINPDAPMFFWPSRLDPVQKGCTLLAETMYDIISRYWDTGIQIVSVADGAYQKHFHDIVNFHGLHRRISIWRFDEHLSHQAFAASDFIFMPSSFEPCGLPQMIGGIYGSLPIVFDTGGLHDTVKQLNVNQSTGNGFIFNVHDAQGLNWAVDRAMDFFRLDPDEKEHQLRRIMTESVLEFNHSRCAESYIELYEKMLKRPFLV
- a CDS encoding bifunctional acetyl-CoA hydrolase/transferase family protein/GNAT family N-acetyltransferase, whose product is MAKSTYWADSYIEKRCSAQEALKHIRPGQRIFIGSSCAEPQHLVQELSEISTRFIDLEIVRLLNIENGPLTLIANESPSHQFKIRSFYLGSCGCSIIKKNQRFITPINLSQIPHLFKSGLMPLNAALIQATPPDDFGWMSLGISVDINLSACETADIVICQVNPKMPRVLGRSFIHVNDVDFIVEHEDPLLTIQRPPEHESGIAIAKLISRLIEDGSTIQTSLSLTTEAIKTALSNKNDIGIHSQYLSDASMHLFSMGVITNKKKGFNNGKLVAGAAVGSPQLYEFLDDNPSIEFYPSDYVNNPGIIGRHNKMVTLNTAMAIDLTGQVAADALPLNNYTGINGLLDFTRGAAMSKGGKSILMMTSTMDHGQKSRIVPRLAEHAVVVPRGDVRFVATEYGLVNLFGKTLQERVMALVSIAHPDFRDELFAAAKEMGLVDSKRKFNQANKGIYPFKYEETIIIKNIPITFRPAKPVDERFIQEHYYTMNRGDIVSRFFHEKRNFAYDQIETTYDIDYINDQTIVATIGELGFEKVIAVGEYFRNTNTNMAEVAYSVSKEYQGMGIATILQKKINQAAIDNGIKGLTAYISSHNKSMISLFHKQPYKITTERNEDVLILTCMFNEPKEDDGGKALGDAILSMG